Proteins from a genomic interval of Zingiber officinale cultivar Zhangliang chromosome 2A, Zo_v1.1, whole genome shotgun sequence:
- the LOC122042929 gene encoding enoyl-[acyl-carrier-protein] reductase [NADH], chloroplastic-like isoform X2 — MDLSYNSLNVVRLFSCSVFCLVQEMAEVVTKDFGRIDIFVHSLANGPEVTKPLLETSRRGYLATISASSYSFVSLLRHFLPIMNPAVLQYL, encoded by the exons AT GGACCTGTCTTACAATTCTCTTaatgttgttaggcttttttcttgtagtgtcttcTGCTTGGTGCAGGAAATGGCAGAGGTTGTGACGAAAGATTTTGGAAGGATTGACATCTTTGTGCATTCTCTTGCCAATGGACCAGAG GTAACGAAGCCACTCTTGGAGACATCTAGAAGAGGGTATCTTGCTACAATTTCAGCTTCGAGTTACTCTTTTGTCTCCCTGCTTCGGCACTTTCTTCCAATAATGAATCCAG CGGTGCTTCAATATCTTTGA
- the LOC122042929 gene encoding enoyl-[acyl-carrier-protein] reductase [NADH], chloroplastic-like isoform X1 has translation MSMNTFYSIILHSLIKGPFYCRDLSYNSLNVVRLFSCSVFCLVQEMAEVVTKDFGRIDIFVHSLANGPEVTKPLLETSRRGYLATISASSYSFVSLLRHFLPIMNPAVLQYL, from the exons ATGTCCATGAATACTTTCTACTCTATCATACTCCACTCTCTGATAAAGGGGCCTTTTTACTGCAGGGACCTGTCTTACAATTCTCTTaatgttgttaggcttttttcttgtagtgtcttcTGCTTGGTGCAGGAAATGGCAGAGGTTGTGACGAAAGATTTTGGAAGGATTGACATCTTTGTGCATTCTCTTGCCAATGGACCAGAG GTAACGAAGCCACTCTTGGAGACATCTAGAAGAGGGTATCTTGCTACAATTTCAGCTTCGAGTTACTCTTTTGTCTCCCTGCTTCGGCACTTTCTTCCAATAATGAATCCAG CGGTGCTTCAATATCTTTGA